The following proteins are co-located in the Urocitellus parryii isolate mUroPar1 chromosome 15, mUroPar1.hap1, whole genome shotgun sequence genome:
- the Lgi4 gene encoding leucine-rich repeat LGI family member 4 encodes MGRSGLLLLLLLLLLAGPGVGVAWRPPKGKCPPRCSCSKDSALCEGSQDLPESFSPTLLSLSLVRTGVTQLKAGSFLRVPSLHLLLFTSNSFSVIEDDAFAGLSHLQYLFIEDNEIGSISKNALRGLRSLTHLSLANNHLEVLPRFLFRGLETLTHVDLRGNPFQCDCRILWLLQWMPTVNASVGTGTCAGPAALTHMQLRHLDPKTFKCRAIELSWFQMVGESALGVESFSYQGEPHIILAQPFAGRCLILSWDYGLQRFRTEDELPAPSVVSCKPLVLGPRLFVLAARLWGGSQLWARPGPDLRLAPMQALAPRRLLRPNDAELLWLDGQPCFVVADASKAGSTTLLCRDGPGFYPRQSLHAWHRDTDAEALELDGRPHLLLASASQRPVLFHWFGGRFERRTDIPEAEDVYATRHFQAGGDVFLCLTRYIGDSMVMRWDGSMFRLLHQLPSRGAHVFQPLLIARDQLAILGSDFAFSQVLRFDPDKGLLEPLQELGPPALVAPRAFAHVTLAGRRFLFAACFKGPTQIYQHHELDLSA; translated from the exons ATGGGACGCTCgggcctcctgctgctgctgctgctgctgctgctggctggGCCCGGGGTGGGGGTGGCCTGGAGGCCCCCAAAGGGCAAGTGTCCTCCACGCTGCTCCTGCTCCAAAGACAGCGCCCTGTGCGAGGGCTCCCAGGACCTGCCAGAGAGCTTCTCCCCGACGCTGCTGTCACT CTCACTCGTGAGGACTGGAGTCACCCAGCTGAAGGCCGGCAGCTTCCTGAGGGTGCCGTCCCTGCACCTGCT CCTCTTCACGTCCAACTCCTTCTCTGTGATCGAGGATGACGCATTTGCAGGGTTGTCCCACCTGCAGTACCT CTTCATTGAGGACAATGAGATCGGCTCCATCTCCAAGAACGCGCTCCGCGGACTCCGCTCGCTCACACACCT AAGCCTGGCCAACAATCACCTCGAGGTCCTGCCCAGATTCCTGTTCCGGGGCCTGGAAACCCTGACTCATGT GGACCTCCGTGGGAACCCGTTCCAGTGCGACTGCCGCATCCTTTGGCTGCTTCAGTGGATGCCGACCGTGAACGCCAGCGTGGGGACGGGGACCTGTGCAGGCCCCGCTGCCCTGACTCACATGCAGCTCCGCCACCTCGACCCAAAGACCTTCAAGTGCAGAGCCATAG AGCTGTCCTGGTTCCAGATGGTGGGGGAGTCGGCGCTGGGCGTGGAGTCCTTCTCCTACCAGGGGGAGCCCCACATCATCCTGGCCCAGCCCTTCGCTGGCCGCTGCCTGATCCTCTCCTGGGACTATGGCCTGCAGCGCTTCCGGACGGAGGATGAGCTGCCGG CGCCCTCCGTGGTGTCCTGCAAGCCCCTGGTGCTGGGCCCGCGCCTCTTCGTGCTGGCTGCCCGACTGTGGGGAGGATCCCAGCTGTGGGCACGGCCGGGCCCCGACCTGCGCCTGGCCCCGATGCAGGCACTGGCCCCCCGGCGGCTGCTGAGGCCCAATGACGCGGAGCTGCTCTGGCTGGACGGGCAGCCCTGCTTCGTGGTGGCCGATGCCTCCAAAGCGGGCAGCACCACACTGCTGTGTCGGGACGGGCCCGGCTTCTACCCACGCCAGAGCCTGCACGCCTGGCACCGGGACACGGACGCCGAGGCCCTGGAGCTAGACGGCCGGCCCCACCTGCTGCTGGCCTCGGCCTCACAGAGGCCGGTGCTCTTCCACTGGTTCGGTGGCCGCTTCGAGAGGCGCACGGacattccagaggctgaggatgtCTATGCCACACGTCACTTCCAGGCTGGGGGGGATGTGTTCCTGTGCCTGACACGATACATCGGGGACTCTATG GTCATGCGCTGGGACGGCTCCATGTTTCGCCTGCTGCACCAGCTCCCTTCCCGGGGCGCCCACGTCTTCCAGCCTCTGCTCATTGCCAGGGACCAACTGGCCATCCTAGGCAGCGACTTTGCCTTCAGCCAGGTGCTTCGCTTTGATCCCGACAAGGGGCTCCTGGAGCCACTGCAGGAGCTGGGGCCTCCTGCTTTGGTGGCCCCCCGCGCCTTTGCCCACGTCACCTTAGCGGGCAGACGCTTCCTATTCGCGGCTTGCTTCAAGGGCCCCACGCAGATCTACCAGCATCATGAGCTGGACCTGAGTGCCTGA
- the Fxyd3 gene encoding FXYD domain-containing ion transport regulator 3 — protein MREVALRLLVLLAGLPALDANDPEDKNSPFYYDWYSLRVGGLICAGVLCAIGIIVLMSGKCKCRFSPKPSHRPGDAPPLITPGSAHNC, from the exons ATGCGAGAGGTGGCTCTCAGGCTGCTCGTCCTCCTGGCAG GTCTGCCTGCACTGGACGCCAACGACCCGGAAG ATAAAAACAGTCCTTTCTACTATG ATTGGTACAGCCTTCGGGTCGGAGGACTCATCTGTGCAGGGGTCCTGTGCGCCATCGGCATCATTGTCCTCATGA GTGGAAAATGCAAATGCAGATTCAGCCCGAAGCCCAG tcACCGGCCAGGGGATGCCCCACCTCTCATCACTCCAG GCTCTGCCCACAACTGCTGA